The following nucleotide sequence is from Deltaproteobacteria bacterium.
GATCGTGTAGGAGTGCGACCCCTGGATCAGGTCGTAGAGCAGGGAGATCTGCTCGGAGGTCAGATCGCGCGCCAGGATGTCCGAGACCAGCGAAAGCTTCGCCCCGCAGGCGAGCAGGTGCGCGGCCGCCAGGTAGTCGTCCACCGTCGTGGAGGGGAAGATGAGCGACCCGGTGTCCTCGTAGATCCCCAGCATCATCACGGTGGCTTCGTCCGCGGAGATCGGGATTCCCCGCTCCTGGAGCAGCTGGACGAGGATGGTCGTGGTGGAGCCGACCGGCCGGATGACCTCCCCGGCGCCCGTAAGGTCGGATGTCTCGTCCGGGTGGTGGTCGTATACGTGCACCTCCACCCCGGGCTTCCCCACCAGGTCGCCGAAGACGCCGATCCGCGAGCTGTTCCGGATGTCGACGAGGATCAGGCGGGACACCTTGTCGAGGTCGATCTCGCGCGGCTTGCGCATCGGGAGGGTGTAGAACGCCGACTGGACGAGGAACCCCTTGACCGACTCCTCCTGCGACCCGGGAAGGACGCAGACCGCGCCGGGGTACAGCTTGTGCGCCGCCAGCATCGACGCGATCGTGTCGAAGTCGGCGCCGACATGGGTCGTGATGACTTCCACGCCTTTATCTTACGGGAATCGCGGGGAAAAAGGGCGGGGAGGTGATCCCGCGGCCCACCGGTCAGCCGCGGGGGTGGTGCTTGCGGTGGATGTCCCGAAGGCGCTCGGAGGTGACGTGGGTGTAGATCTGCGTGGTGGCGATGTCGGCGTGGCCCAGCAGCACCTGGACGACGCGCAGGTCCGCTCCCCGCTCCAGCAGGTGGCTGGCGAAGGAGTGGCGAAGCGCGTGGGGGGATATCCTGTGGGAGATCCCCGCCTCCCGCGCCCAGAAGGCGATCCGGTTCCACACGGTCTGCCGGGTGATCAGCGGGCGGTCCCTCCCCCCCCGCCGGACGGACGGCGGAAGGTTCCGCCCCCTTCGCGTCGCGAAGAGGTGGTTGCTGCTTCGATTTCCCAGCAGCTCGGGCCTGCCGTTCCGCAGGTACTCCCGCAGGACGTCGAACGCGATGGGGGCCACGGGCACCATCCGCTCCTTGCTCCCCTTGCCGATGACGCGCAGGAAGCTCGACTCGGGATCGTCCCGGTTCTCCACGAGGTTTTCGAGCCGGAGCGACACGATCTCCGACACCCGGAGGCCCGTGGCGTACATGAGATACAGGATCGCCCGGTCGCGTCTTCCCTCCGCCCTGGCGCCGTCGGGCGCCGCGAGCAGTCGTTCCACCTCGGAGAACGTGAGGAGGTTCGGCAGGGGGCGCCCGATCCGCGGCGCGCGGACCTCCGAGATCGGGTCCTCGTCCAGGCGACCCTCCCGGACGAGGAACCGGTAGAAGGAGCGCAGGGTGGACACGTGCCTCGCCGACGAGCGGGCCGACAGCCCCCCTTCGCGGAGGCCGGTCAGGTACGCGAGGAAACCGGATCGCGAAAACGCCCGGGCGTCGATCCCCTTCTCCTCGAGGAAGTCGACGAAGCGGCGCAGGTCGGCGCCGTACGATTCGAGCGTGTTCGGAGAGAGGCGGCGCTCCGTGGAAAGATGGAGCAGGAACGATTCGGCGAGGGCGTCGTTGTCCATCAGCCGGAAGGGGGGAGGGGGATGTCCACGATCCGGGCCTCCATCGTCGCGAGGTCCACCACCGCGCACGTGGGCTTTCCCTTCATGAAGCCGCACGTCTCGCCCGGGTTCAGCACGAGGGCGCGCCCGACGCGCATCGTCATGGGCCGGTGGGTGTGTCCGAACAGGACGAGGTCGAACCGCCCGCTCCCTCCCAGCTCTCCCCGCAGCTCGTCGAAGGAGTGCGCCATCAGGACCTTGCGATCCGACACGGTCAGGATAACCGGCCCCTCGCGGAAGTCGAAGCGGGATTCGCCGCGGAACGCGTCCCGCCGGTGGTCGTTGTTCCCGAAGACGCCGTGGAGCGGGACCCCCAGCTCCTCGTACCCGGAGAGGATCCCGGGGTCGCAGACATCCCCCAGGTGAAGGACGGCGCCGACCCCTTCCGCGCGGAAGAGCGCAAGCGCAGCGTCGACGGGGGCGCGCTGGTCGTGGGAATCGGAGAGAATGCCGGCCTTCACCCGTTCGCCCCGATGGAGGCGAGAAGGGCGGCGCGGGTCTCCTCCTGCCGCGCCGGGTCCGTGATCTTCCGGCCGTCCCGGTCGACCACGTAGAAGACGTCCGCCACCTGGTCCGCCTTCGTCGAGATTTTCGAGAGGTGGATGTCGATCCCGAGCCCGGCCAGCGTGCTGGTGATGTCGTAGAGCAGCCCGATCCGGTCGTAGGTGAAGATGTCCACGACCGTGTAGCGCGAGGAGACCGTGTTGTCGAAGTTGACTCTCGTGGGGCGGTACTTCGGGACCTTGTCCCGGACGAATTTCCCCACCTTCGGGTCGGCCAGGAGCGCCTCCACGGAAACCTCCCCGCGCAGGACGCGCAACAGGTCCGCGACCACCCGCTCCTTCTTCGGGTCCCCCGCCAGGCTCTTCCCGCGGTGGTTCACGTAGAAGGTGTCGAGCGCCACCCCGTCGATCGTCGTGGAGACCGACGCGTTCAGGATGTTCACCCCGTTGGCGGAGAGCGTCCCGGCGATCCGGGCGAAGATCCCCCGCTGGTCGGGGCACAGGAGGACGAACTCCGTCACGCCCGATTCCGGCGCGTCGATCGTCTCCACGATGGGCGTCCTCCCGTCGAACCGCGCGAGGAACCGGCAATGGTCCACGAAACGTCCGTCCGGCGTGGAAAGGACGTACCGGTCGTCCACCCGGGAGACGAAGCGCGCCACGGTTTCCGCCGGCTCGTCCCGGAGCCACTCGGCCACCTGCTGCCGGCGCCGCACGACCATCTCCTCGAAGGGGTGCTTGAGCACCCCCTGCTCGAGGACGTTGCGCCCCTTTTCGTACAGTTCGGCCAGGAGCATCGCCTTCCACTGGGTCCAGACTTCCGGGCCCACTTCCCGCATGTCCGCGTACGTCAGCAGGTAGAGCTGGTCGAGGCGGGCCGAGCTTCCCACCGTCTCGGTGAAGGACAGGATCAGCTCGATGTCGTGCAGGTCGCGCCGCTGCGACACGTGCGCCATCAGCAGGTGCTGCTCGACGAGGAAGACGAGGTCCGAGACGTCGTCGTCCGGAAGGTCCCATCGCTTCCCGATGTGCGCGACGATCTCCGCCCCGATCCGGGAGTGCCCGTGCCCCTTCCCCTTCCCGATGTCGTGGAACAGGGTCGCCAGGGCGAGCAGCGCCTTGTTGCGGACCGTCGAGTGGATCCGGTGGAACTCCTCCTCCTCCCGCGTCCGGTGCTCCGCCGTCCCGATCCGGGCCAGGACGCTGGCGCACCGGATGGAGTGGATGTCCGCCGTGTAGACGTGGTAGACGTCGCGCAGCACCTTGCAGTAGAGGGGCGCGAACTCGGGGACGTACCTCCCGAGGAACCGGCTCTCGTTCATCGCCAGGAGCGTCTCCCGGAGATGGACCGGGTCGGAGAGGATCTCGAGGAAGAGGCGGGCCGCCTGCCGGTCCTCCCGGAACTCCGCCCCCACGGCGGGGAGCGCCCGCTGGATGGTCCGCTTCGCCTGCAGGGACATCGACGAGCGGGTCCTCTGCATCGAGCGGAAGAATTCGAGGATCCGGATCGGTTCCTTCTCCAGCGAGCCGCGATCCTTGATCTGCATCTTTCCCTTGTAGAGGATCCCCTCCGCGCCGACGAGTTTCCGCTTGAGGAAGAAGAACGGCTTGCGCGCGCCCTCCTCCGGGAGGAACCGCCCCACCTCCTCGAGGACCTCCTCGGACAGCTGCGACGAGGACGCGGCGTGAAGGTAGTACGCCTTCATGAACCGCTCCACGGCGTGGCTCCCGCCCAGCGGCCGATACCGGAACCGTTCCGCGAGCTGCTCCTGCGCCTCGAACGTCAGCACATCCGACTTCTTCCCGAGGATGTAGTGGAGCTCGTTCCGCACGCGCAGGAGGTAGTCCATGACGTGCCGCAGCCCCTCGACCGACTGCGTGTTGATCACGCCCTTCTGCCGAAGCTCCACGAGGTCCCGGCACTTGTACTTGACCCTCGCCGCCCAGACCGCCGTCTGCAGGTCGCGCAGGCCGCCGCGCCCCTCCTTGACGTTGGGCTCCAGCAGGTAGACGGTGGACCCCACCCGGGCGTGCCGGGACCGCATTTCGGCGATCTTCTTGTCGATGAATTTGTCGCCGCCGTTGTAGTAGAGGAATCGCTCGAGCTCCTTCGACGACTCGACCAGGAGATCCCGGTCGCCGGCGACGAACCGGAAGTCCATGAGGGAGGTCCGGATGGAGTCGTCGGCGGCGCCCAATCGGATCGTCTCCTTCACGTTGCGGACGCTGTGTCCGACCTCCAGTCCCAGGTCCCACAGGGGGTAGAGCATCGATTCGGTCATCGACTCGACGTACCGGTCCACCTTGTAGCGGTGCAGGAACAGCAGGTCGACGTCGGATTTCGGGCACAGCTCGTTCCGCCCGTACCCCCCCACGGCGACCACCGCCATGCGGTACTGGAGGTCGGGCGCGCCGGCGAAGAACCGGGCGCGTGCGCGGTCGTAGAGGGCGGAGATGACCGCGTCGACCGCATCCGAATATTTCCGGCAGGAGGAGATGCCGCCGCAGAGGCAGGTCCGCTGCTCCTCGCGCAGGACGGCGTGGGTGGTCTGGAGGAACTCCTTCATCCTGCCGACGAACTCCCGGTCGGAGACGTCCGCCCGGGAGAGTTCGGGGGAAAGGGATGGCAGGTGGGGAGGAGCCATCTTCAGGAATCGGAACGGGCGAGGATCCCGTTCTGCCCGTAGTACCGGACCGCCTCCGCCACGCCGTCCGCGATCCGCTCCAGGTACGCCGGGTCGCGCAGGCGCGCCTCCTCGCGGGCGTTGCTGATGAAGGAGGATTCGACGAGGACCGCGGTCATCCTCGCCCCGACCAGGACGTAGAACGGGGCCTGCTTGAGGCCCAGGTTCTGCACCCCGCCGAAGCGGGCCGATACGTGCCGGACGATCGCGTCGTTCACGGTCTTGGCGAGGCGGAGCGACTCGTTCTTGCGGGCGCCGGTGAAGATGTCGTCGATGATGAACTTCACCCCGGTGAGCTTGGCGACCGGCACGCCGTTTTCGCGCGCGGCGAGCTCGAGGTCCTCCCGGTTCCCGGCCCCCCGCGACAGCACGTAGGTCGAAAACCCCTCCGCGCGCCGGTTGCGGCTGGCGTTGATGTGGAGGGAGACGAAGAGGTCGGCGCGGCCGTGGTTGGCCATCGCCGTGCGCTCCTCGAGCGGGAGGTAGGTGTCGTCGTCCCGGGTCATCCGGACATCGTACTCGCCGGAGCGGGAGAGCTTCTCCCGGACCATTCGCCCGATGGCGAGCACCACGTCCTTTTCCTTGAGCCCGCCCGGGCCGATCGCGCCCGGGTCCTTCCCGCCGTGCCCCGGGTCGATCATCACGCGGACCTTGTGCCGCCTGGCGGAGGGGGCGGGCGGGCTTTCCGCCTTCCGGGGCGCCTCCGTCGCTGCGACCGGAGCGGCCTCGGCCGGCGCCGCAGGTTCCGCCGCGTTCTCCGACGCCGGGACGGGAGGCGGGGGTCCGCTCGCCGCCGCGGGTTCCGGCGGCGGGACCGGGATCTCCCCTTCCCCGTCGATGTCCACGATGATCCGGTACGGATCCTGGAGGGCGAACACCCGGTGGCTGCTCGGGCGCTCCAGGTCGATCACCACGCGGACGGTGTCCCTGCTGAAGCGGCCGGCGCGCACCTGCCGCAGGAGGCCGTTGCGCACCTCGACCGGTTTGCGCAGGATCTCCCGGCGGATCCCGGCGCCCTTGAGGTCGATGAAGATCCGGGGAGGAAGCCCATTCTTCGCGTCGGCCGGGAGCGTGTTCGCCTGCCACGCGACCTCTTCTCCCGTGTCGATCGCCACGCGGGTGTAGATCTCGCTGGTCCAGGCGCGGATGTCGGAGACGACGGGGGGGGCGGGGGGCGCGGCGGCGGCCCGGAAAACCGGGGCGCTGAGGACACCGACGGCCACCAGGGCCGCGACGAGGTGTCGACTTTGGAACGTCAAGGTGTGCCTTTCCGAAGCCTCTCCTTCCACGCCGAAAGCCGCATGAGCGCGTCCACCGGCGTGAGGCGATCCGGCTCCGAGCGGCGGATCTCCTCGAGCACGGCATCCTCCTCCCGCCGTTCCCGCCGGCCGAACAGCTGCATCTGGGCCTCGTCGGTTCCCTTCCGGCCTTCGCGGGCGCCGGAGATCGTCGGAAGCCCGAACTCATTATACTCGGCGGACTCGAGGTTTTTCAAAATATCGCGGGCGCGTTCGATCGCGGAGGGCGGCAAACCGGCCAGCCGCGCCACCTGGATGCCGTACGACTTGCTCGCGCTCCCCTCGTCGATCCGCCGGAGGAAGATGATGTCCCCCTGCCACTCGCGGACCGCCACGTGGAAGTTCCTCGCGTGGGCCGCGGTGGTCACGATGTCGGTCAGCTCGTGGAAGTGGGTGGCGAAGAGGACCTTCGGCTTCGCCGGCGCGTCGTGCAGGTGCTCGGCGACCGCCCACGCGATGCTCAGGCCGTCGTACGTGCTCGTCCCCCGCCCCACCTCGTCGAGGATCACCAGGGTCCGGTCGGTGATGCCGGACAGGATGCGCGCGGTCTCGCGCATCTCCACCATGAAGGTGCTCTCGCCGCGGGAAAGATCGTCCGAGGCGCCGATGCGGGTGAAGATCCGGTCCACCGCGCCGATCTCCGCCCGGTCGGCCGGGACGTACGATCCCGCGTGCGCCAGAAGGACGATCAGCGCTACCTGCCGGATGTAGGTGGACTTGCCGGCCATGTTCGGCCCGGTGATGATCGCCAGCCGGGCGCCCTCGGGGGAGAGGCGGCAGTCGTTCGGGACGAAGGCGTGCCGGCCCAGGATCTTCTCCACGACCGGGTGGCGCCCCCCCTCGACGAGGATGTCCCGCCCCGCGTGGACGTTCGGGCGGCAATATCCGCCCGCGGCCGCGAGCTCCGCGAAGGAGAGGAGCGCGTCGAGCTCCGCCACGCCTTCCGCCGCCCGGTGGATCCCGGGCAGCGATTCCTTCAGCGACTCCCGCAGCGCCAGGAAGAGCTCCTCCTCCCGCGCGCTGCGCTCCTCCTGCGCGCGCAAGACGCGCGACTCGAAATCCTTGAGCTCCGGGGTGATGAACCGCTCCGCGTTGACCAGCGTCTGCTTGCGGATGTAATCGGGGGGCGCCTTGTCCTGCTGCGCCCGCGACACCTCGATGTAGTACCCGAAGACCCGGTTGTACCCCACTTTCAGGGTGGAGATGCCGGTGCGCTGCCGCTCGCGCGCC
It contains:
- a CDS encoding site-specific tyrosine recombinase XerD, producing MDNDALAESFLLHLSTERRLSPNTLESYGADLRRFVDFLEEKGIDARAFSRSGFLAYLTGLREGGLSARSSARHVSTLRSFYRFLVREGRLDEDPISEVRAPRIGRPLPNLLTFSEVERLLAAPDGARAEGRRDRAILYLMYATGLRVSEIVSLRLENLVENRDDPESSFLRVIGKGSKERMVPVAPIAFDVLREYLRNGRPELLGNRSSNHLFATRRGRNLPPSVRRGGRDRPLITRQTVWNRIAFWAREAGISHRISPHALRHSFASHLLERGADLRVVQVLLGHADIATTQIYTHVTSERLRDIHRKHHPRG
- a CDS encoding metallophosphoesterase; the protein is MKAGILSDSHDQRAPVDAALALFRAEGVGAVLHLGDVCDPGILSGYEELGVPLHGVFGNNDHRRDAFRGESRFDFREGPVILTVSDRKVLMAHSFDELRGELGGSGRFDLVLFGHTHRPMTMRVGRALVLNPGETCGFMKGKPTCAVVDLATMEARIVDIPLPPSG
- the glnD gene encoding [protein-PII] uridylyltransferase; translation: MAPPHLPSLSPELSRADVSDREFVGRMKEFLQTTHAVLREEQRTCLCGGISSCRKYSDAVDAVISALYDRARARFFAGAPDLQYRMAVVAVGGYGRNELCPKSDVDLLFLHRYKVDRYVESMTESMLYPLWDLGLEVGHSVRNVKETIRLGAADDSIRTSLMDFRFVAGDRDLLVESSKELERFLYYNGGDKFIDKKIAEMRSRHARVGSTVYLLEPNVKEGRGGLRDLQTAVWAARVKYKCRDLVELRQKGVINTQSVEGLRHVMDYLLRVRNELHYILGKKSDVLTFEAQEQLAERFRYRPLGGSHAVERFMKAYYLHAASSSQLSEEVLEEVGRFLPEEGARKPFFFLKRKLVGAEGILYKGKMQIKDRGSLEKEPIRILEFFRSMQRTRSSMSLQAKRTIQRALPAVGAEFREDRQAARLFLEILSDPVHLRETLLAMNESRFLGRYVPEFAPLYCKVLRDVYHVYTADIHSIRCASVLARIGTAEHRTREEEEFHRIHSTVRNKALLALATLFHDIGKGKGHGHSRIGAEIVAHIGKRWDLPDDDVSDLVFLVEQHLLMAHVSQRRDLHDIELILSFTETVGSSARLDQLYLLTYADMREVGPEVWTQWKAMLLAELYEKGRNVLEQGVLKHPFEEMVVRRRQQVAEWLRDEPAETVARFVSRVDDRYVLSTPDGRFVDHCRFLARFDGRTPIVETIDAPESGVTEFVLLCPDQRGIFARIAGTLSANGVNILNASVSTTIDGVALDTFYVNHRGKSLAGDPKKERVVADLLRVLRGEVSVEALLADPKVGKFVRDKVPKYRPTRVNFDNTVSSRYTVVDIFTYDRIGLLYDITSTLAGLGIDIHLSKISTKADQVADVFYVVDRDGRKITDPARQEETRAALLASIGANG
- a CDS encoding N-acetylmuramoyl-L-alanine amidase, translating into MTFQSRHLVAALVAVGVLSAPVFRAAAAPPAPPVVSDIRAWTSEIYTRVAIDTGEEVAWQANTLPADAKNGLPPRIFIDLKGAGIRREILRKPVEVRNGLLRQVRAGRFSRDTVRVVIDLERPSSHRVFALQDPYRIIVDIDGEGEIPVPPPEPAAASGPPPPVPASENAAEPAAPAEAAPVAATEAPRKAESPPAPSARRHKVRVMIDPGHGGKDPGAIGPGGLKEKDVVLAIGRMVREKLSRSGEYDVRMTRDDDTYLPLEERTAMANHGRADLFVSLHINASRNRRAEGFSTYVLSRGAGNREDLELAARENGVPVAKLTGVKFIIDDIFTGARKNESLRLAKTVNDAIVRHVSARFGGVQNLGLKQAPFYVLVGARMTAVLVESSFISNAREEARLRDPAYLERIADGVAEAVRYYGQNGILARSDS